The following is a genomic window from Haloarcula sp. DT43.
CACGTATCCGGGCAGAAGTATCGCCAGTAGAACGACGCCGTCCGGAAGCGAGATGAGCATCTAATCCCGAGTTCCGTGCTCGTACTCCGCCGGGTCGTCGGATTTCCGAGTCGAGTGCTCGTACAGTGTAGCCACACCGGACTCTTCGGGATGCGCTTCGGCCCATTCGATGGCCGATATAGCCACCTGCGTGATTTGATTGTCGCTGATATCCGCTCTGACATCGTCGTCGAGGTCCCGCTTGATTTCCTCGACGAGTTTCGCCATCGTTACATCAGCTGTCGTATCGTCGTCGGTTTCGACCATAGTGAAAGTAGTAGTCCAACTGTCATAAATATATACCATGAACTACATTTCTGTTCAACGGTCACATCAACCGTCATTCCCTACGACGCTGGTGGAGCAGTGCTCCGTCCCCGGTTCGGCTTCTGCTGGCACCGTTGCCCAACACAGGGACGGGGAGACTGGGGATATGCCGACTCAGAGTCGGAGAACGCGAACCACTGCCGACCGGCCCGTCGCGGCGAGACTGTTACTGCGGTAGTCGGACACGGCGTGTCGTCGGGCGTTTCGACGGTCGACACAGCCGAGTTGGAGACCGGTTCGCTTCGCCACCAGCGGGCAGAACTATCGGTATAAAAAGGGCCCTCACCAGTGACGTGAAAGTTCGACAGACCGCAGGGTCGAAGCACGTCCCGAGTACGATGGTGACACAGTATTCATTCGGACGGCTGTCGGACACGCCCCGGCGTGCCGTCACGGGCGCACCGAGACACCCGCGGACGCCAGGAGTCAGGAGGTCGTGAGTGCCGATGGGATTCAAAAACGCCTGGCACCGCGACACCGACGAGGACGTCTGTTGTATCGCCTGCGGTGAGACGGTCGCTCGCTCTGACGCGCGCGAGTACGACAAGTACGGCGACCGATGGGACCGCGCGGACAAGTCCTTCGAGTACCTGTGTAAGCCCTGCTACCGGGAGTACTGTCACCTCGACCGGACCGGGCTGGAAGACCGGCTCGAAGCGGCCGGTGCCGGGACGGTGGGCCGAGGTGAGTTTCTCAGACGCTACCGCGACCAGGCGGAACAGACACGCGCCGACGGTCGCTGAGACGCCGGGCGGTCGGCAGGATGGCGCGCCTGCGATCAGGGGGTGATGACCGCGCGACCGTCGATGTCGCGGTCTTCGAGCCGCTGTGCGACGGTGTTGACGTCGTCGAGGCCGTACCGGGTCGTGTGGAGGTCGACCGCGCCCCGCTCGACGAGCGCGACCAGTTCCTGGAGTTCGGTGTACTGGCCGACGATGTTGCCCTGATAGGCGAACTCGCCGTTGACCAGCGCCTGTGCGGGCTCGTGGATGTGGCCCCCGTAGCCGATGATGTGGTGGTCGCCGCCGGCGGCACAGATGTCGGGCGCGAGCGCGGTCGTCTCGTCGGCCCCGACGAAATCGAGCACCTGCGCGGCCCCGACGCCGTCGCTGATGGCCTCGACCTCGCTGGCGACGTCCTGGCTCTCGGGGTCGATGGTGTAGTGTGCCCCGAGGTCGTCGGCGAGGTCGCGGGCGGACTGCTTGATGTCGACGGCGACGAGGTCCGCCGCACACATCGCGTCGAGACACTGGAGGCCGATGTGGCCGAGGCCGCCGACGCCGATGACGACGGCGGTGTCACCCGGATTGAGGCCGTCGACGGCCTTCTTCGCCGCGTGGTAGGCCGTGATGCCGGCGTCGGCGTGGGGCGCGATGTCGACCGGGTCGACGCCCTCCGGGAGCGGGATGACCGACCGGTCGCTGGTCAGCAACTGGTCGGCGAAGCCGCCGTCGGTCGTCAGGCCGTTGAACGCGTCGTTTTCGCAGTACATCGTCTCGCCCTGGCGACACGGCCGGCAGGTGCCACAGGTCTGGACCGGATGACAGATGACCTGGTCGCCCTCGGAGACGATGTCGACGTCCTCGCCCGTCTCGACGACCGTCCCGGCGTTCTCGTGACCGAGCGTCATCGGGAGCTCCTGTGGGACGTACTCCTCCCACATCCCCTCGATGATGTGGTTGTCGGTCTGGCACCACCCCGCCCCTTCGACCTCGACGACGACGTCGTCCCCGGCTGTGACCTGTGGCGCGTCCACCTCGTCTATCGAGAGCCCGTTCGACATGTCGTGTGTGTACTCGTGGAGTCTGGCTGCGCGCATCGTCCTGTGTCCGGGCGAGACGGCAATAAACGTACAGTATAAGATATCGAATAGATCCGCGACCGTGTCGGCGACGGCCGCTCACTCCGGGAGCGGGCACCGCATCGCGTGGGCTCAGTCCCGGCGGGCCAGCAGTGCGGCCCCCAGTAGCGCCACGACGGCGACGGGAATCCCCATGCCGGGTCCGAAGGCCGAGGACGGCGCGGGGCTGGTCGCGCGGACCGGTTCCTCGACCGGTTCGTCGGCCGCGTACTCCCAGACGGCGGTGTCGTTCCGGACGAGGTCGGCGTTCGAGGACGTGATGTCGGCGGGCATCGTCAGCCGGTACTCGACCGCGACGCCGTCCCCGAAGGCCACGTCGGTGTTCTCGCTCGCCGTGCGGAACGTCCGGTCCACGTAAGTGACGTTGCCGCCGCTGACGGTGGTCGACACGTCGCTGTCCGGGCCGGGCGTCCAGTTCGTGAACGTCATCGAGAGCGTGACGTTCTCGCCGTCCAGTTCCTGTTCGTAGGTGTAGTCGTCCATCCGGCTGACGTTCACGTCGGCCAGGAGATACCCCTCGACCGAGTCGTAGCCCTCCTGTCCGGCCCGGCTCTGGAGGCCGTCGTACACCGACGGGGACATCTCCAGGGTCAGGTCGTACTCCGAGACGGTGCCGTCGGCGGCCACCGTCGAGTCGACTGACGCGGTTACACAACCCGAGAGGACGACGAGGGCGGCGAGACCGAGCGCGGGGACTGCTCTGTGCATAACCACACGAACCGTATCGGGCGGAATAAGCCTTGTTAACCGCTCAGTGTGTCAGGACCAGGAGTTGGTCGTCGGTCCGGACCAGACAGAACGGCGAGCCGGGGTTTCCGAAGGTGTTCGTCCGCTTCTCGCTGATAAAGAGCGTCTCGAAGGCGTCCCCGCAGGCCGGGCAGGCGAACCCCGTCCTGTTCGCCAGCGTCATCGTCCCGCGGTCGTCTTTCAGCAGTTTGAGCCCGTGGCGGTAGTCGTGTACGTCGAAGCTCCCGCTGACGTCTAGCTGTTCCATAGGTGTGACACGAGCGCCGGCCGTCTAAAACGCGTCGGCGGCTCAGACGAGGTTCGCGCCCATGTACAGGACGACGACGAGGAAAATCCAGACGACGTCGACGAAGTGCCAGTACATCGAGGCCGTCGAGACGGACGTGTGTCGCTCGGCGGAGTACTGCCCGTAGTACGCGCGGACGAAGACGATACCCAGCAGCACGGCCCCCATGCTGACGTGCAGGCCGTGGAGCCCGGTCAGCCCGTAGAACGCGGAGCCGTAGATGCCGCCGGTGACGGTAAAGCCCTCGTGGACGATGAACTCGTAGTACTCGTAGACCTGCCCGCCGATGAAGACGACGCCGAGCAGCAGCGTCGCGCCGAGCAGTTTCAGGAACCGGTCGCGGTTCCCGTTCCGGAGCGCGAGGTGGCTGAAGTGAAGCGTCACCGAGCTAGCGACCAGGAGCAGCGTGTTGATGATGACGAGCGAGCCGAACACTTCGGGCACGGCCGCCTGCGTCCAGACCTCGCCGCCGCGGACGATGAAGTAGTAGACGAAACCGGCCCCGAAGGTGGCGATTTCGGTCCCGAGGAACAACAGCATCGCGAACTTCAGCGTCTTGTCGGAGTGGTAGTCGGTGCCCCGGTCCCAGAAGTCGGAGACGAAGGCGTGGTACAGCCAGCCGTAGAGGCCGACGAGGAAGATGCCGACGCTGCCGGCCGTCGCGCCCGCCGCGACCGTCTGGCCGACCAGCGCGTTCTCGCCCATCGAGAGCACGAACAGGGCCGCGCTGACGTAGATGCCCGAACCACCGATTGCCGTCACGAAGGGCCACCAGCTGGCCTCGCCGAACCCGTGGGGCCAGTCCTCCGTCGCCGGGAGGTGGTGCTCCCCGTGGCCGTCGTCCGCGTGTTCATCGGAGACACTCATACTAGGCCCCTTACGAACGGAATACTAAAAGCCCATCCAATTCACTGCGGGCTGGCACTCGCCATAGCCGGGTGCCGGCGGCATCCCGGAAGCTACACGGGGCCGAAGACCCAACCACCGACGATGACACTCCGGAGGCGTCGCGCGGTCGCGCTGGTGGTGTGCGGGCTGGGATGGCTGGCCGCGACGGGGACGGCCAGCGCCCACGGCGGCAGCCTCGCCAGCGGCGGCCGGGAACCGCTGACGATACCGACGTGGCTGTTCCTGAGCACTGGCGGCGCGGCCGTCGGCGCGTCGTTCCTGCTGGCCTCGTTCGTCACCGACCGGGCGTTCATCGAGCGCATCCACGGGTGGGGGAGGCCGCTGTCGGGGGATTTCGAGCGCGTTTTGGGACTCGGCGGCCGGCTGGTCGGTCTTGTCGGACTCGTGGCGGTGCTCGTGGTCGGCTTCCTCGGCCCGACGAACGCCCGGACGAACCTGGCGATACTGCTCGTCTGGGCCGGCTGGTGGGCCGGGCTGGCGATGACGACGTATCTCGTGGGCAACGCCTGGGCGACGCTCAACCCCCTGAAGACGCTCGCCGAAC
Proteins encoded in this region:
- a CDS encoding DUF7562 family protein, with translation MGFKNAWHRDTDEDVCCIACGETVARSDAREYDKYGDRWDRADKSFEYLCKPCYREYCHLDRTGLEDRLEAAGAGTVGRGEFLRRYRDQAEQTRADGR
- a CDS encoding NAD(P)-dependent alcohol dehydrogenase, with protein sequence MRAARLHEYTHDMSNGLSIDEVDAPQVTAGDDVVVEVEGAGWCQTDNHIIEGMWEEYVPQELPMTLGHENAGTVVETGEDVDIVSEGDQVICHPVQTCGTCRPCRQGETMYCENDAFNGLTTDGGFADQLLTSDRSVIPLPEGVDPVDIAPHADAGITAYHAAKKAVDGLNPGDTAVVIGVGGLGHIGLQCLDAMCAADLVAVDIKQSARDLADDLGAHYTIDPESQDVASEVEAISDGVGAAQVLDFVGADETTALAPDICAAGGDHHIIGYGGHIHEPAQALVNGEFAYQGNIVGQYTELQELVALVERGAVDLHTTRYGLDDVNTVAQRLEDRDIDGRAVITP
- a CDS encoding PGF-CTERM sorting domain-containing protein — protein: MHRAVPALGLAALVVLSGCVTASVDSTVAADGTVSEYDLTLEMSPSVYDGLQSRAGQEGYDSVEGYLLADVNVSRMDDYTYEQELDGENVTLSMTFTNWTPGPDSDVSTTVSGGNVTYVDRTFRTASENTDVAFGDGVAVEYRLTMPADITSSNADLVRNDTAVWEYAADEPVEEPVRATSPAPSSAFGPGMGIPVAVVALLGAALLARRD
- a CDS encoding DUF7385 family protein; protein product: MEQLDVSGSFDVHDYRHGLKLLKDDRGTMTLANRTGFACPACGDAFETLFISEKRTNTFGNPGSPFCLVRTDDQLLVLTH
- a CDS encoding cytochrome c oxidase subunit 3; its protein translation is MSVSDEHADDGHGEHHLPATEDWPHGFGEASWWPFVTAIGGSGIYVSAALFVLSMGENALVGQTVAAGATAGSVGIFLVGLYGWLYHAFVSDFWDRGTDYHSDKTLKFAMLLFLGTEIATFGAGFVYYFIVRGGEVWTQAAVPEVFGSLVIINTLLLVASSVTLHFSHLALRNGNRDRFLKLLGATLLLGVVFIGGQVYEYYEFIVHEGFTVTGGIYGSAFYGLTGLHGLHVSMGAVLLGIVFVRAYYGQYSAERHTSVSTASMYWHFVDVVWIFLVVVLYMGANLV